The Halorhodospira halophila SL1 genomic sequence GTAAGGCCGTCGATACCTACCTCCGCGAGGTATTCGACATCGAGCCACCCGATGGGGTGCTGTCACAATGAGCCGGCGGCGCGTCTGGTCCAGCTGGCCGCCGTGGGCTGGACTGCTCGGTGTCGTCGCCCTATGGATGGCCGCCGCCCACCAGGTTCCGGACTCCATCCTGCCGGACCCCTGGGTGGTCACCCTGGAACTGGGTGGCACCCTCCACTCCGGCGACCACTGGGCGAACACCGGGGTCACCCTGCGCAATGTTGTGGTCAGCTTCTTGCTCTCGCTGCTTGGCGGCGTCGCATTGGGGCTCTGGGCGGCACGCTCACCTACCCTGCAAAGGGCCCTGCACCCGATCATCGTCCTGATCGAGGCAGCCCCTCACATCGCCTGGCTGGTCCTCGCCGTCCTCTGGCTGGGCATCGGGGTCGGTCCGCCAGTGCTGGTGGGTGTCAGTATGGCCCTGCCGCTGATCTACATGGCCACCAGCCACGGGATCGCGCAGATCGATCGGGGCATCATGGACATGGCCCACATCTATCAGCTCGGCTGGTACAAGCGCCTGACCCACATCCTGCTCCCGCACCTGGCGCTGACCCTCGCCGGAGCCGCGTCGGGGGCGTTATCGGTCAGCTGGCGTGCCGTGATCATGGCCGAGGCCTTCGCCAGCGATGCGGGTCTGGGGCAGTCCCTCTGGGGCAGCTACCTCTACGGCGAGGTCACAGCCGTGTACGCCCAAGTCCTGTGGATTGTGCTCCTCGGCCTAGCGCTGGAGTACCTGCTGATCCACCCCGGTCGACAACTCATCGAGCGACGCCTTCAACATGTCTGACGGTACCCACCCCATGCAGCTCATGCATCACGCCCCCCCATGCACGCACCAACCCGTGGTCGCCCTGGACGGCATCAGTCGCATCTTCGCGGGTGGCGGCGGGCTATCCCCGGTCGATCTGGCCGTCTCCCCCGGAGAGGTGGTCGGCGTCACCGGTGCCAGCGGCTGCGGCAAATCCACCCTCCTGCGCCTGATCGCCGGGCGCGAGACCGCGAGCAGCGGCGCCATCGAACGGCATTACAGCCGCCTCGGCATGGTCTTCCAGGAACCCACCCTCCTGCCCTGGCTCACCGTCCAGGGGAATGTGGAACTGGTCCTGAGCCCATCCGAGCGACCGCGCGCGCGAGAGGCGCTGCATCACGTGGGACTCGAATCGGCAGCGAGCCAATACCCGGCGCAGCTCTCCGGCGGCATGCGGCAACGGGTTGGCATCGCCCGGGCGCTGGCCGGACACCCGGACCTGCTCCTGATGGACGAACCCTTCTCCAGCCTCGATTACATCAACCGGGCCGAGCTGCTTGAACTGGTGCGGGAACGGGTGCTGGGTGCCGGTGTGGCTGTGATCTTCGTCAGCCACGACGTCCGCGAG encodes the following:
- a CDS encoding ABC transporter permease — translated: MSRRRVWSSWPPWAGLLGVVALWMAAAHQVPDSILPDPWVVTLELGGTLHSGDHWANTGVTLRNVVVSFLLSLLGGVALGLWAARSPTLQRALHPIIVLIEAAPHIAWLVLAVLWLGIGVGPPVLVGVSMALPLIYMATSHGIAQIDRGIMDMAHIYQLGWYKRLTHILLPHLALTLAGAASGALSVSWRAVIMAEAFASDAGLGQSLWGSYLYGEVTAVYAQVLWIVLLGLALEYLLIHPGRQLIERRLQHV
- a CDS encoding ABC transporter ATP-binding protein, with product MSDGTHPMQLMHHAPPCTHQPVVALDGISRIFAGGGGLSPVDLAVSPGEVVGVTGASGCGKSTLLRLIAGRETASSGAIERHYSRLGMVFQEPTLLPWLTVQGNVELVLSPSERPRAREALHHVGLESAASQYPAQLSGGMRQRVGIARALAGHPDLLLMDEPFSSLDYINRAELLELVRERVLGAGVAVIFVSHDVREIVQLCHRILVIGGTPGRVQAELHHPAPAHGPQRRPGALANLEERVLAAIRGHSEARCSCS